TCTTGTCTACATTCCTATATTTATTCACATTTTTAAgcgtatttttatttcttagtAAATCACATGGAAATTTAAAATAGTTGTTTTTATCCTTTCCAGAATAGTCAAAGATGTAGTggttattttcctttttaaagtGTTCTCTCctatatactattttttgttcttctgCTAcgtctttttgtttttcttcttttccttcTAGTTTTTCTTCTCCCTCcaaaatgcatatttttttctcagCATTCTCTCTCAAAAGGTTATCTAAATTGTCGTATATATTTAGCGCAGTTGGTAATTCTTTAAACCTCCTTTTGCATCCTttcttataaaaacatataggAAAAAACCCattcactattttttttaagtattttctatttttttcataattttcgtAATATTTCGTCAAATCGGAAATTTCTTCGTTTTTCCTTTCTCCAATATTTTCATCCTTATCTTTTGCCTCATTGCATGAGCTATCCTTCTCATCAACGTTATCTGAATGAATGCTTAATAAGCAACTACTTTGGTTGATATGACCATCTGTggtatttaaaatttttatattatcttcTATCGTCTCAACGTTTCCCACACCACTGATCATATACTTGCGTTCCTTTTGATTTACACATCTTCCTTGATTATTGActaagttttttaaaaatcctttcaaatattttttcttaatttttgttttactctTTGTATATACCGTATCCTTCTTCACATGCGCACACCTTTCTCTTGCGCTTTCTTGAAATGTAATATTCATATGTTCAACAGAAATTAGGGGAAACGTTTGATTTATATCAACAATATAATCATtcatatattctttatttaacTCATTTATATGCTCACCTATttgttctatatatattcttgACACATATGGAATTTGCTCCTTTAAACATAAAATCAAATCTATTATATAAacagtttttttttcatcgttatctatataattttttttttttaaacttataCACTTAACTTCACACATTTCAAAATTtctaattttcttaaaatttaaactttcatacaatttataaaatttttttaaaatgtgtaaATGTCCTCTTTCTCCTGCAGCATCCCCAATACATAGGTGCGTAATATCCACTTCTTTGCCCATATCAAAATAATCGGACTTTTCCTTACATTTAGTCATATCTATATCCGAATTGGGGGTCACTGAATGTATagcataattatttaaagcaTTATTAATGACCCTTTCTGATCgtttatattcatttgttttatataaaaaataaaaatactcgGAAAAGaaacaaggaaaaaataacttGTCCGATATAATTGTTTCAATTccaatacacaaatataataaatcaaTATACACTATTCTAGTAATAGGgtatttgcatattttatatatgtgcaaatATCTTTTTGATATACATAGTAAATactcatcattttttataaactgtacttttttaatatatatattttcatcttCCAATTTTTCTTCtgaatttttcttattgCTACagtcattatttttactttttgaaCAATTTGTATTATCTTGATTTTTGTTTAAACTTTTCTGAGGGTGTCTAGAACGTTTCTTTACTTTCTTCATCTTTTGTccttttaatgaaaattgctttcttttattatttcttctttcaAAATCATTATTAAAAGGAGAGATATTTCCTGTAAACAACTTCTCAGAATATTCGTTTTGCAAGTTATCTGTCATGTTTGCAGTAGCacaatttttatcatattcgtttttattttttaagtctTCTACACAATTTTTGCTTTGCTTATACTGTGCATATTTGTTTTCATCCCAATGACCATCATTGTTAGCATCTTCGTTATTGTTGACTTCTTcctcattattatcattttcatcatagTTCACATGTTCATCATTATTAGTATTTTCACCACTGTTCGCATCTtcgttattattatcatttccGTCTTTTTGATCATATTCAATATCGTTATGGTTCATGCCATTCTGATTCCCACTAAAGtttccttcatttttatcatccccaattttattactatattgGCTATAACCAttatttattccatttaAGTCAAaggaatttatatttacttcttCGAAAACGTCTTTTTTCAGatgtttgtatttttcttgttcATTAGAATAGCAATATTGTACTAACAAAGTACCAGTTAAAatgtggaaaaaataaagagatgTTTTAGAGGAAGCTACCAGCAGATTTCCACTTGAATTTATATCAAAACATAAAAATCCTtcattatcataattttctaatttgtaaaatacatcctgtaatatacttttttttatttgtctATTATAAAGATGACTTATACAAATATCCATCATATAACTACGataccatttttttctttccttcttttcctccttttttgtttttattccCCTCTTTTTcctatataataattcatttgaTATAGACTTTTTCCCCctcaaatatttatattttaataagtatattcctattttgtttttattacataaaaatacgcccttttctttttattattacagtaTATAAAAACAGTAGTGTTACGTGTATTAATCTTTAAGtatcatttaaaatgttaaaaaacgataaaaaaaaaaatttcagtGTTACAAGTTTACGAATACTGTTACTATATTATCACTGAAATTAACAAACAACAAATGGATTTATGcacatttgtatatttaaccaggtggaataaaaaaattttaagaaaaattaaaattaaaataaaaagaagtgTTTTCCAAAATGGaactttatttctttatttcttccttccttcctttatttattttttttttttttttttcaattcttTGTTTTCACCTTGTTAAATTTGAAAAGTTGTTACCTCTCAAAAGCGTATAactcatttaaaaattttcaatttttaaagaacAGTTGCATTATTACACTTCAATAAAAATACCCTAATTTGTGTTACCTTAAAAAGCActacatttttacattttgtttttttatttcttctattttatgtgtatacctctttacaaaataaaaaaacaaaaagcaGTTATAATAGAATCAAATTATctacaaaaattatgaattatatacatatatatatatacagaaatATACTCACAAATCGTATGCAATGTAATATACACAGATGTATTCACTTGTgcttaaataataatacccaaatataagaatagcacatatatgtttttttcgccataaaaatattgccactttattcatatattactTTCACAGTGcacattttttgtttttttcttttaacttaaaaaaaaaaa
This genomic interval from Plasmodium brasilianum strain Bolivian I chromosome 1, whole genome shotgun sequence contains the following:
- a CDS encoding hypothetical protein (conserved Plasmodium protein), which produces MDICISHLYNRQIKKSILQDVFYKLENYDNEGFLCFDINSSGNLLVASSKTSLYFFHILTGTLLVQYCYSNEQEKYKHLKKDVFEEVNINSFDLNGINNGYSQYSNKIGDDKNEGNFSGNQNGMNHNDIEYDQKDGNDNNNEDANSGENTNNDEHVNYDENDNNEEEVNNNEDANNDGHWDENKYAQYKQSKNCVEDLKNKNEYDKNCATANMTDNLQNEYSEKLFTGNISPFNNDFERRNNKRKQFSLKGQKMKKVKKRSRHPQKSLNKNQDNTNCSKSKNNDCSNKKNSEEKLEDENIYIKKVQFIKNDEYLLCISKRYLHIYKICKYPITRIVYIDLLYLCIGIETIISDKLFFPCFFSEYFYFLYKTNEYKRSERVINNALNNYAIHSVTPNSDIDMTKCKEKSDYFDMGKEVDITHLCIGDAAGERGHLHILKKFYKLYESLNFKKIRNFEMCEVKCISLKKKNYIDNDEKKTVYIIDLILCLKEQIPYVSRIYIEQIGEHINELNKEYMNDYIVDINQTFPLISVEHMNITFQESARERCAHVKKDTVYTKSKTKIKKKYLKGFLKNLVNNQGRCVNQKERKYMISGVGNVETIEDNIKILNTTDGHINQSSCLLSIHSDNVDEKDSSCNEAKDKDENIGERKNEEISDLTKYYENYEKNRKYLKKIVNGFFPICFYKKGCKRRFKELPTALNIYDNLDNLLRENAEKKICILEGEEKLEGKEEKQKDVAEEQKIVYRREHFKKENNHYIFDYSGKDKNNYFKFPCDLLRNKNTLKNVNKYRNVDKNSHYVFVGTYSYILAFELHYIKEGAIIEENESSKMNLFTNNIACEKIKIIKDEVYKVYNNFFRTVKTKKLFEKKIELKFLFKIYLGIVAPLEIVIREKGNILCVRTQEKVFLYKINYKYSVENSLINENERGNSSKGVPISADTNSTSNKMGDNSSLIESEKKENEKEKTFIYSRIDQICLYHTIHNPIQKEIHELCCFSEDIYHSSLLVVSLKSGIYTLYIYDLKMMDLQNAVKVNISAHKGFKQIKWVKCYDMLVALSNVGNYILILKNKHLNNWSFFISDFELIDSNIEVIEEDNEFDFIENIQPKHKNIDDDIWKYFIIYLNIFVKNKICIQNLKHPSCLFPMLYTGYYKNCPKYFFYDSNYDFSKENFLNFNLDASVEKKWEDTGKNGKKKSNKFLQIRENLFHYTNLKFEEKDETQENDLFIVDNSNTVHLFTSSPIYYLYYKNIINFSI